Proteins co-encoded in one Cupriavidus taiwanensis genomic window:
- a CDS encoding 3-hydroxybenzoate 6-monooxygenase produces MNEIHNATGKVLIIGGGIGGLAAALALARQGIRVELLEQAEQIGEIGAGIQLAANAFAALDALGVGEAARGRTVFTDFLSLRDAVDTSVIAQVDVGQAYRERFGNPYGVIHRVDIHRSILEAVQDHPLITMRTSTRVEQLLQDEHGVTVIDQHGEHHRGNAVIGCDGVKSAIRQALIGDAARVTGHVVYRAVVDVADMPQDLQVNAPVVWAGPHCHLVHYPLRGGQQYNLVVTFHSREQESWGVREGSKEEVLSYFQGIHPLPHQMLDRPTSWKRWATADRDPVERWSFGRATLLGDAAHPMTQYVAQGACQALEDAVTLGAAVQAAAGDYTAAFRLYEQARIPRTARVLYAARDMGRVYHAKGVDRQVRNRLWAGRTQAQFYDALQWLHGWRADRCLSPTPWL; encoded by the coding sequence ATGAACGAGATCCACAACGCGACCGGCAAGGTCCTCATCATCGGCGGCGGCATCGGCGGCCTGGCCGCGGCGCTGGCGCTGGCGCGCCAGGGCATCCGCGTCGAACTGCTGGAGCAGGCCGAGCAGATCGGCGAGATCGGCGCCGGCATCCAGCTGGCCGCCAACGCCTTCGCCGCGCTCGACGCGCTGGGCGTGGGCGAGGCCGCGCGCGGCCGCACCGTCTTCACCGACTTCCTCAGCCTGCGCGATGCGGTCGACACCAGCGTGATCGCGCAGGTCGATGTCGGGCAGGCGTATCGCGAGCGCTTCGGCAATCCCTATGGCGTGATCCACCGCGTCGATATCCACCGGTCCATCCTGGAGGCCGTGCAGGACCATCCGCTGATCACGATGCGCACCAGCACGCGCGTGGAGCAGCTGCTGCAGGACGAGCACGGCGTGACCGTGATCGACCAGCACGGCGAGCACCACCGCGGCAATGCGGTGATCGGCTGCGACGGCGTCAAGTCCGCCATCCGCCAGGCGCTGATCGGCGATGCAGCGCGCGTGACCGGGCACGTGGTCTACCGCGCGGTAGTCGACGTGGCCGACATGCCGCAGGACCTGCAGGTCAACGCACCCGTGGTATGGGCCGGCCCGCACTGCCACCTGGTGCACTACCCGCTGCGCGGCGGCCAGCAGTACAACCTGGTGGTGACCTTCCACAGCCGCGAGCAGGAAAGCTGGGGCGTGCGCGAGGGCAGCAAGGAAGAAGTGCTGTCGTACTTCCAGGGCATCCACCCGCTGCCGCACCAGATGCTGGACCGGCCGACTTCATGGAAACGCTGGGCCACCGCCGACCGCGACCCGGTCGAGCGCTGGAGCTTCGGCCGCGCCACCCTGCTCGGCGATGCCGCGCACCCGATGACGCAATACGTGGCGCAGGGCGCCTGCCAGGCGCTGGAAGATGCCGTCACGCTGGGCGCGGCGGTGCAGGCCGCCGCTGGCGACTACACCGCGGCCTTCAGGCTGTACGAGCAGGCCCGCATCCCGCGCACCGCGCGCGTGCTCTATGCCGCGCGCGACATGGGCCGCGTCTACCACGCCAAAGGCGTCGACCGCCAGGTGCGCAACCGCCTGTGGGCCGGCCGCACCCAGGCGCAGTTCTACGACGCGCTGCAGTGGCTGCACGGCTGGCGCGCCGACCGATGCCTGAGCCCCACGCCCTGGCTGTAA
- a CDS encoding amidohydrolase yields MTLYDTARTQIFVARKILTMEADRPEATHVAVRDGAILAVGGPAEMAAWPDAVQLDTFRDKVLMPGLVEGHCHLMEGAMWDAVYVGYFDRRDPDGRLWRGLRTLEQVIDRLAGAASQMRDADAPLLAWGFDPIYFGASRLSVRELDRVSATRPIVVMHASVHLMNVNSAMLAQAGIDADTDIDGVHKDAQGQPTGELQEFAAMFPVQRVLGSGLSLAAAENAEAVRRFGRVAQLAGVTTATDLVNDLSPRGVETLHAVTAAADFPLRLVPAFSPQRNAQGGPARVQAAAAAGTDKLHFGPAKFIVDGSIQGFTARLRAPGYAGGQPNGLWLIPPQQLLDAFTPFHLAGLPLHIHTNGDEATEVVLDVLEAMLSRHPRADHRHTLQHCQLADATQLARAARLGLCINFFSNHLYYWGDAHAGQTVGPARAARMNPAGTARRLGIPFAIHSDAPITPLNPLFTAWCAMQRQTASGHVLGEAERLTLADALYAITMGAAYTLKLEHRIGSIAPGKLADFAVLEDDPAAIAPASLKDVRVWGTVLGGRVFPAPAR; encoded by the coding sequence ATGACACTTTATGACACCGCGCGCACGCAGATATTCGTCGCGCGCAAGATCCTGACGATGGAGGCGGACCGGCCCGAAGCAACCCATGTCGCGGTGCGCGACGGCGCCATCCTTGCCGTCGGCGGCCCCGCCGAGATGGCGGCCTGGCCCGACGCGGTGCAGCTCGACACCTTCCGCGACAAGGTGCTGATGCCGGGGCTGGTCGAGGGCCACTGCCACCTGATGGAGGGCGCGATGTGGGACGCGGTCTACGTCGGCTACTTCGACCGCCGCGATCCGGACGGCCGGCTGTGGCGCGGCCTGCGTACGCTGGAGCAGGTGATCGATCGCCTCGCCGGCGCCGCCAGCCAGATGCGCGACGCCGATGCGCCGCTGCTGGCGTGGGGTTTCGACCCGATCTACTTCGGCGCCAGCCGGCTCTCGGTGCGCGAGCTGGACCGCGTCTCGGCGACTCGCCCGATCGTGGTGATGCATGCCAGCGTGCACCTGATGAACGTGAATTCGGCGATGCTGGCACAGGCCGGCATCGACGCGGACACCGATATCGACGGCGTGCACAAGGACGCGCAGGGCCAGCCCACCGGCGAACTGCAGGAGTTCGCCGCGATGTTCCCGGTCCAGCGCGTGCTGGGCAGCGGCTTGTCGCTGGCCGCGGCCGAAAATGCCGAGGCGGTGCGCCGCTTCGGCCGCGTGGCGCAACTGGCGGGCGTGACCACGGCCACTGACCTGGTCAACGACCTGTCGCCGCGGGGGGTGGAGACGCTGCACGCGGTCACGGCCGCAGCGGATTTCCCGCTGCGCCTGGTACCCGCGTTTTCGCCGCAACGCAATGCGCAGGGCGGGCCGGCGCGCGTGCAGGCCGCCGCGGCCGCGGGCACCGACAAGCTGCACTTCGGCCCGGCCAAGTTCATCGTCGACGGCTCGATCCAGGGCTTTACCGCGCGCCTGCGTGCGCCGGGCTATGCCGGCGGCCAGCCCAACGGCCTGTGGCTGATCCCGCCACAGCAGTTGCTCGATGCCTTCACGCCGTTCCACCTGGCCGGCCTGCCGCTGCATATCCACACCAATGGCGACGAGGCCACCGAAGTGGTGCTCGACGTGCTCGAAGCCATGCTGTCGCGCCATCCGCGCGCCGACCATCGCCATACGCTGCAGCATTGCCAGCTGGCCGACGCCACCCAGCTGGCGCGCGCGGCGCGGCTGGGCCTGTGCATCAACTTCTTCTCCAACCACCTGTACTACTGGGGCGATGCGCATGCCGGCCAGACCGTGGGGCCGGCGCGGGCCGCGCGCATGAACCCGGCCGGCACCGCGCGGCGGCTGGGGATTCCGTTCGCGATCCATTCCGATGCGCCGATCACGCCGCTGAACCCGCTGTTCACGGCATGGTGCGCGATGCAGCGCCAGACCGCCTCGGGGCACGTGCTGGGCGAAGCCGAACGGCTGACGCTGGCCGACGCGCTCTATGCCATCACCATGGGCGCGGCCTATACGCTGAAGCTGGAGCACCGCATCGGCAGCATCGCGCCCGGCAAGCTGGCCGACTTTGCCGTGCTGGAGGACGACCCTGCCGCCATCGCGCCCGCCAGCCTGAAGGATGTGCGCGTGTGGGGCACGGTGCTGGGCGGGCGCGTGTTTCCGGCGCCGGCACGATGA
- a CDS encoding DUF3311 domain-containing protein produces MLKLLIGLGLPYIGVIGMLPWVASVERFVLGVPFIYAWIFAWFVLTSGCMLACWLLFDRHGADAAAEA; encoded by the coding sequence ATGCTCAAGCTGTTGATCGGCCTAGGCCTGCCGTATATCGGCGTGATCGGGATGCTGCCGTGGGTGGCATCGGTGGAGCGCTTCGTGCTCGGCGTGCCCTTTATCTACGCCTGGATCTTTGCGTGGTTCGTGCTGACCTCGGGCTGCATGCTGGCGTGCTGGCTGCTGTTCGACCGCCACGGCGCCGACGCGGCGGCCGAAGCCTGA
- a CDS encoding LysR family transcriptional regulator has protein sequence MDIQKLLHLLAVVEHGTFSEAARAVHLTQPALSRSIRALEHELKAPLFDRGARRATLTVFGELVAERARRMRLEERQLRRDLELLRGGEEGSLALGVAPAPAALLLAPFLIHMAQAHPRIKVRTETGATSALLEALRSESIDAIVGDAYVLRAADDVDVEPLGELPAGLVCRAGHPILRKRRIDIDTIRAYPVATTTLSTVVSRQLAELWGPDAAPERLFTLHCDNLDMLRSVTLASDTLLFGVLSITRQERAAGLMAEVPMPPDARRCGRYGIARMAARSLSPALEVLYRFTREHWKALSSAAGGGNGRR, from the coding sequence ATGGACATCCAGAAACTTCTGCATCTGCTCGCGGTGGTCGAGCACGGCACCTTCTCCGAAGCGGCGCGCGCCGTGCACCTGACCCAGCCGGCGCTGAGCCGCAGCATCCGCGCGCTCGAACACGAGCTGAAGGCGCCGCTGTTCGATCGCGGCGCGCGGCGCGCCACGCTGACCGTGTTCGGCGAACTGGTGGCCGAGCGCGCGCGCCGCATGCGCCTGGAAGAGCGCCAGCTGCGGCGCGACCTCGAGCTGCTGCGCGGCGGCGAGGAAGGTTCGCTCGCGCTCGGCGTGGCGCCGGCGCCGGCAGCGCTGCTGCTGGCGCCGTTCCTGATCCACATGGCGCAGGCCCACCCGCGCATCAAGGTGCGCACCGAGACCGGCGCCACCAGTGCGCTGCTCGAGGCCCTGCGCAGCGAGTCCATCGACGCCATCGTCGGCGACGCCTACGTGCTGCGCGCGGCCGACGACGTCGATGTCGAGCCGCTCGGAGAACTGCCCGCGGGGCTGGTCTGCCGCGCCGGGCATCCGATCCTGCGCAAGCGCCGCATCGATATCGACACCATTCGCGCCTACCCCGTCGCCACCACCACGCTCAGCACCGTGGTCAGCCGCCAGCTGGCGGAATTGTGGGGGCCCGACGCCGCGCCGGAGCGGCTCTTCACCCTGCATTGCGACAACCTCGACATGCTGCGCAGCGTGACGCTGGCAAGCGATACGCTGCTGTTCGGCGTGCTCTCGATCACGCGGCAGGAGCGCGCCGCCGGGCTGATGGCCGAAGTGCCGATGCCGCCCGATGCGCGCCGCTGCGGGCGCTACGGCATCGCGCGCATGGCGGCGCGCTCGCTGTCGCCGGCGCTGGAGGTGCTGTACCGCTTCACGCGCGAGCACTGGAAGGCGCTGTCGTCCGCAGCCGGCGGCGGCAACGGGCGCCGCTGA
- a CDS encoding LysR family transcriptional regulator, translated as MDWTQRLRLRNLQMLLSLAETGNMSQSAAMLNTTQPGLSKWLKDLEDDIGLPLFERQARGLRPTPYGESLIEHARRIEAQLDTARDDLQAMRDGGSGIVVVGTSGASASDTVPLAALQLMQRMPRASVRLLETTMDRLMTQLARSELDIVVGRSAPELQDAQMRTESLYMEPIHFVARPRHPLLQGGKVAWDDLYRHRWVVWPRGTPIRNALEGALASAGRALPADCVESNSTVLNLTLFNNSDMVGLASHRTARRLEELGVLRIVPLRLAGFGSVSMYWRADGDSRTAVAAMLDCLRLAAGVAQAPAANPA; from the coding sequence ATGGACTGGACCCAGAGACTGCGCCTGCGCAACCTGCAGATGCTGCTGAGCCTGGCCGAGACCGGCAACATGAGCCAGTCCGCCGCCATGCTGAACACCACCCAGCCCGGGCTTTCCAAGTGGCTGAAAGACCTCGAGGACGATATCGGCCTGCCGCTGTTCGAGCGCCAGGCGCGCGGCCTGAGGCCCACGCCATACGGCGAATCGCTGATCGAGCACGCGCGCCGGATCGAGGCCCAGCTCGACACCGCCCGCGACGACCTGCAGGCCATGCGCGACGGCGGCAGCGGCATCGTGGTGGTGGGCACCTCGGGCGCATCGGCGTCGGACACCGTGCCGCTGGCCGCGCTGCAGCTGATGCAGCGCATGCCCCGCGCCAGCGTGCGGCTGCTGGAAACCACCATGGACCGGCTCATGACCCAGCTCGCGCGCAGCGAGCTGGATATCGTGGTGGGCCGGTCGGCGCCGGAGCTGCAGGATGCGCAGATGCGCACCGAATCGCTCTACATGGAGCCGATCCACTTCGTGGCGCGGCCGCGGCACCCGCTGCTGCAGGGCGGCAAGGTGGCGTGGGACGACCTGTACCGCCACCGCTGGGTGGTCTGGCCGCGCGGCACGCCGATCCGCAATGCGCTCGAAGGCGCGCTCGCCAGCGCCGGGCGTGCGCTGCCAGCGGACTGCGTGGAGAGCAATTCCACCGTGCTGAACCTGACCCTGTTCAACAACAGCGACATGGTCGGGCTGGCCTCGCACCGCACCGCGCGCCGGCTGGAAGAGCTGGGCGTCCTGCGCATCGTGCCGCTGCGGCTGGCGGGGTTCGGCTCGGTGTCGATGTACTGGCGCGCGGATGGCGACTCCCGCACGGCGGTGGCGGCGATGCTGGATTGCCTGCGGCTGGCGGCCGGCGTGGCGCAGGCGCCCGCTGCAAACCCGGCCTAG
- a CDS encoding CobW family GTP-binding protein has protein sequence MNARAPIPLVVVGGYLGAGKTTLLNRLLADAQGCRIAVLVNDFGAVNIDAALVRARSDDVIELENGCICCSIGGRLAEALVAIAARAQRPELLVIEASGVSEPQRIAQVGLLDPAFRLNAVLVAVDVTSVHDSLRDPLVGDMVRRQIAGASVVALTKADLAGAAAVARAAATAAGLAPHATVLTARRGELPLPVFLDAGALPAPGSAARLDGSGWQRGAAAGGHAGIRSFAYQTHRGFDKARLRHALASAPVRLLRAKGLVRFDGDPRLHEVHLVAGRMRLRPAQGAGLRDPALVFIGAFDAAAEARLRACIEAALA, from the coding sequence ATGAACGCGCGCGCGCCGATTCCGCTGGTGGTGGTCGGCGGCTACCTCGGTGCCGGCAAGACCACCTTGCTCAACCGCCTGCTTGCCGATGCGCAGGGGTGCCGCATCGCGGTGCTGGTCAATGATTTCGGCGCGGTCAATATCGATGCCGCGCTGGTGCGCGCGCGCAGCGACGATGTGATCGAGCTGGAAAACGGCTGCATCTGCTGTTCGATCGGCGGCCGGCTGGCCGAGGCGCTGGTGGCCATCGCCGCGCGCGCGCAGCGGCCGGAGTTGCTGGTGATCGAGGCCAGCGGTGTTTCCGAGCCGCAGCGGATCGCGCAGGTCGGGCTGCTGGATCCGGCGTTCCGGCTCAATGCGGTGCTGGTTGCGGTGGACGTGACCAGCGTGCACGACAGCCTGCGCGACCCGCTGGTCGGCGACATGGTGCGGCGGCAGATCGCGGGCGCGTCGGTGGTGGCGCTGACCAAGGCCGACCTGGCCGGGGCCGCGGCCGTGGCCCGCGCCGCCGCCACGGCGGCGGGCCTGGCGCCGCACGCCACCGTGCTGACGGCGCGCCGCGGCGAACTGCCGCTGCCAGTATTTCTCGATGCAGGCGCGCTGCCAGCGCCCGGCAGCGCGGCGCGGCTGGACGGGTCTGGCTGGCAGCGCGGCGCCGCGGCTGGCGGCCATGCCGGCATCCGCAGCTTTGCCTACCAGACCCACCGCGGATTCGACAAGGCGCGCCTGCGGCACGCGCTGGCGAGCGCGCCGGTGCGGCTGTTGCGTGCCAAGGGGCTGGTCCGGTTCGACGGCGACCCACGGCTGCACGAGGTCCACCTCGTCGCTGGCCGGATGCGCCTGCGGCCGGCGCAAGGCGCCGGCCTGCGGGACCCGGCGCTGGTCTTCATCGGTGCCTTCGACGCGGCGGCGGAAGCGCGCCTGCGCGCCTGCATCGAGGCGGCGCTGGCCTGA
- a CDS encoding sodium:solute symporter family protein — protein sequence MTTAVFLGFIVFSLYLAIRSGKGHGAQSMHDFFVASRQFGAFLVFFLAAGEIYSIGTMVGFPGGIYAKGPTYGVWFLGYILLAYPLGYFLGPKIWHAGARYNAITLPDLFKGHYGNRALELIVAGSSILFLLPWGQLQFTGLVAALKGLGWNFDPMYLVLISAALAFTYIAISGVRASAYIAILKDILMVVAIVATGVAVGWKAGIGDVFHAASVQVSNQMSETQLRFSMSTMLFQALGFYVMPFAVQNFFTAKSANTIRRTQVAMPLYMLMYPFLVLASYYAISQNLQLASPNEAFFAAAVRLLPGWLLGLVAAGAALSGLLVLAGICLAIGPIVTRNLLPGLPEPRQKQGAKVVIVIYLVLSIAMTLATPNLMLTLINTTYYGVTQFFPGVMVILFSLKVRPLAIALGIVTGQLLAIALYVQQADFGGFNLGLISLGVNLLVTALVHYAPRLARMQAA from the coding sequence ATGACCACAGCGGTGTTCCTGGGCTTCATCGTGTTCTCGCTCTACCTTGCCATCCGCTCCGGCAAGGGCCACGGCGCGCAGAGCATGCATGACTTCTTCGTCGCGTCGCGGCAGTTCGGCGCGTTCCTGGTGTTCTTCCTCGCGGCCGGCGAGATCTACAGCATCGGCACCATGGTGGGCTTCCCCGGCGGCATCTATGCCAAGGGGCCGACCTATGGCGTGTGGTTTCTCGGCTATATCCTGCTGGCCTATCCGCTCGGCTACTTCCTGGGCCCGAAGATCTGGCACGCCGGCGCGCGCTACAACGCGATCACGCTGCCTGACCTGTTCAAGGGCCACTACGGCAACCGCGCGCTGGAGCTGATCGTGGCAGGCTCGTCGATCCTGTTCCTGCTGCCGTGGGGCCAGCTGCAGTTCACCGGGCTGGTGGCGGCGCTCAAGGGGCTCGGCTGGAACTTCGACCCGATGTACCTGGTGCTGATATCGGCGGCGCTGGCGTTCACCTACATCGCCATCTCCGGCGTGCGCGCCTCGGCCTATATCGCCATCCTCAAGGACATCCTGATGGTGGTGGCGATCGTCGCCACCGGCGTTGCGGTGGGCTGGAAGGCCGGCATCGGCGACGTGTTCCATGCCGCCAGCGTGCAGGTCAGCAACCAGATGAGCGAGACCCAGCTGCGCTTCTCGATGAGCACCATGCTGTTCCAGGCACTGGGCTTCTACGTGATGCCGTTCGCGGTGCAGAACTTCTTCACGGCCAAAAGCGCCAACACCATCCGGCGCACGCAGGTGGCGATGCCGCTGTACATGCTGATGTACCCGTTCCTGGTGCTGGCGTCGTACTACGCCATCAGCCAGAACCTGCAGCTGGCGTCGCCCAACGAGGCCTTCTTCGCCGCCGCGGTGCGGCTGCTGCCGGGCTGGCTGCTGGGGCTGGTCGCCGCGGGCGCGGCGCTGTCGGGCCTGCTGGTGCTGGCCGGCATCTGCCTGGCGATCGGGCCCATCGTCACGCGCAACCTGCTGCCGGGCTTGCCCGAGCCGCGCCAGAAGCAGGGCGCCAAGGTGGTGATCGTGATCTACCTGGTGCTGTCGATCGCCATGACGCTGGCCACGCCCAACCTGATGCTGACACTGATCAACACCACCTACTACGGCGTGACGCAGTTCTTCCCCGGCGTGATGGTGATCCTGTTCTCGCTCAAGGTACGGCCGCTGGCGATTGCGCTGGGCATCGTCACCGGCCAGTTGCTGGCCATCGCGCTGTACGTGCAGCAGGCCGACTTCGGCGGCTTCAACCTCGGCCTGATCAGCCTTGGCGTGAACCTGCTGGTGACCGCGCTGGTGCACTACGCCCCCCGCCTGGCACGGATGCAGGCGGCCTGA
- a CDS encoding fumarylacetoacetate hydrolase family protein, whose amino-acid sequence MSYVFTPPATVAIPVAGSDERFAVRRVYCVGRNYAAHAREMGFDPEREPPFFFCKPDDAIVPVQAGTTLDLPYPAQTQNYHYEAELVAVIGKGGSDIPVAQALEHVWGYAVGLDMTRRDLQMKMREMGRPWEIGKAFDASAPVGPIHRASDIGHPQQAGIWLTVNGETRQRSDVSHLIWSVAETVACLSQFFRLEPGDVIFTGTPEGVGAVRAGDTMVTGVDGLGELTVRVV is encoded by the coding sequence ATGTCCTACGTTTTCACCCCTCCCGCCACCGTTGCCATCCCCGTTGCCGGCAGCGATGAGCGGTTCGCGGTGCGCCGCGTCTACTGCGTCGGCCGCAACTACGCCGCCCACGCCCGCGAAATGGGCTTCGATCCCGAGCGCGAGCCGCCGTTCTTCTTCTGCAAGCCCGACGACGCCATCGTCCCGGTGCAGGCCGGCACCACGCTCGACCTGCCGTACCCCGCGCAGACGCAGAACTATCACTACGAAGCCGAACTGGTGGCCGTGATCGGCAAGGGCGGTTCCGACATCCCGGTGGCGCAGGCGCTCGAGCACGTGTGGGGCTACGCCGTCGGCCTCGACATGACCCGCCGCGACCTGCAGATGAAGATGCGCGAGATGGGCCGCCCGTGGGAAATCGGCAAGGCCTTCGACGCCTCGGCGCCGGTCGGCCCGATCCACCGCGCCAGCGACATCGGCCACCCGCAGCAGGCCGGCATCTGGCTGACGGTCAATGGCGAAACCAGGCAGCGCAGCGACGTCTCGCACCTGATCTGGTCGGTGGCCGAGACCGTGGCCTGCCTGTCGCAGTTCTTCCGGCTGGAACCGGGCGACGTCATCTTCACCGGCACGCCCGAGGGCGTGGGCGCGGTCAGGGCCGGCGACACCATGGTCACAGGCGTCGACGGCCTGGGCGAACTGACCGTGCGCGTGGTCTGA
- the gtdA gene encoding gentisate 1,2-dioxygenase produces the protein MSEHTPDPARVAYYEEIGRSHMTPLWESLHALVPPQPRPQIVPAIWKYAQIRPLVMQAGGVISAEEAVRRVLVLENPGIPGKSSITSTLYAGLQLILPGEIAPSHRHTQSALRFIVEGKGAWTAVNGERATMHPGDFIITPSWTWHDHGNPAVEDGGEPVVWLDGLDIPMVQQFDAGFAENYPESQQPVTRAEGDSFARFGHNMVPVRHRVTDPTSPVFSYPYARSREALDQLYRNGELDPWDGVKLRYVNPATGGWPMPTIATFMQYLPAGFQGKTCRSTDATVYSVVEGRGTVRIGDAQFQFEPRDVFVAPSWAPVQLGALEDAVLFSYSDRPVLSALNLLREART, from the coding sequence ATGTCCGAGCACACCCCAGACCCGGCCCGCGTGGCCTACTACGAAGAAATCGGCCGCAGCCACATGACCCCGCTGTGGGAGTCGCTGCACGCCCTGGTGCCGCCGCAGCCACGTCCACAGATCGTTCCCGCCATCTGGAAATACGCGCAGATCCGCCCGCTGGTAATGCAGGCCGGCGGCGTCATCAGCGCCGAGGAGGCGGTCCGGCGCGTGCTGGTGCTGGAGAATCCCGGCATCCCCGGCAAGTCGAGCATCACCTCGACGCTGTACGCCGGCCTGCAACTGATCCTGCCGGGCGAGATCGCGCCCAGCCACCGCCATACGCAGTCGGCGCTGCGCTTTATCGTCGAGGGCAAGGGCGCGTGGACCGCCGTCAACGGCGAGCGCGCCACCATGCATCCCGGCGATTTCATCATCACGCCGTCCTGGACCTGGCATGACCATGGCAACCCTGCGGTCGAGGACGGCGGCGAGCCGGTGGTGTGGCTCGATGGCCTCGACATCCCCATGGTGCAGCAGTTCGACGCTGGCTTCGCCGAGAACTACCCCGAGTCGCAGCAGCCCGTGACTCGCGCCGAAGGCGACAGCTTTGCCCGTTTCGGCCACAACATGGTGCCGGTGCGGCACCGCGTGACCGATCCTACGTCGCCGGTCTTCAGCTACCCGTATGCGCGCTCGCGCGAGGCGCTGGACCAGCTTTACCGCAACGGCGAGCTCGATCCCTGGGACGGCGTCAAGCTGCGCTACGTCAACCCGGCCACCGGCGGCTGGCCGATGCCGACCATCGCCACCTTCATGCAGTACCTGCCGGCGGGCTTCCAGGGCAAGACCTGCCGCAGCACCGACGCCACCGTGTACAGCGTGGTCGAAGGGCGGGGCACGGTGCGCATCGGCGATGCGCAGTTCCAGTTCGAGCCGCGCGACGTGTTCGTGGCGCCGTCGTGGGCGCCGGTGCAGCTCGGCGCGCTGGAAGACGCCGTGCTTTTCAGCTATTCCGACCGGCCGGTGCTGTCCGCGCTGAACCTGCTGCGCGAAGCGCGCACCTGA
- a CDS encoding YihY/virulence factor BrkB family protein, whose amino-acid sequence MHLTDTRVGGLLRHPLRFAWHTLRQFRANQGLLLAGAVAYYALLSIVPLLILMVIALSHVIEPESLLSTLARYLEWIVPGQSRALITELAAFLRNRATIGWVLLGTMLFFSSLAFTVLENAMSVIFEHRVAIRRRHFLVSALLPYCYIAVLSIGLLLVTVVSGALLAIGERHVEVLGRDWSLDRLSTGLLYLLGFIGEVLMLTSIYLVMPVGRLSLRHALSGAVIAAVLWEISRHVLVWYFTTLSQVGRVYGSLTTAIVVLLSLEIAATLLLLGAQVIAEFERGAWHRLPGRGDGAEEFHT is encoded by the coding sequence ATGCACCTTACCGACACCCGCGTCGGCGGCCTGCTGCGCCACCCGCTACGCTTTGCCTGGCACACGCTGCGGCAGTTCCGCGCCAACCAGGGCCTGCTGCTGGCCGGCGCGGTGGCCTACTACGCGCTGCTGTCGATCGTGCCGCTGCTGATCCTGATGGTGATCGCGTTGTCGCACGTGATCGAGCCCGAGTCGCTGCTGTCGACGCTGGCGCGCTATCTCGAATGGATCGTGCCCGGCCAGTCGCGCGCCCTGATCACCGAGCTGGCCGCCTTCCTGCGCAATCGCGCCACCATCGGCTGGGTGCTGCTCGGCACCATGCTGTTCTTCAGCTCGCTCGCCTTCACCGTGCTGGAAAACGCCATGTCGGTCATCTTCGAGCACCGCGTGGCGATCCGGCGCCGGCATTTCCTGGTCTCGGCGCTGCTGCCCTATTGCTATATCGCCGTGCTCAGCATCGGCCTGCTGCTGGTCACCGTGGTCTCGGGCGCGCTGCTGGCGATCGGCGAACGGCACGTCGAGGTGCTGGGCCGCGACTGGTCGCTGGACCGGCTTTCCACCGGCCTGCTCTACCTGCTCGGCTTTATCGGCGAGGTGCTGATGCTGACCTCGATTTACCTGGTGATGCCGGTCGGGCGGCTCTCGCTGCGCCACGCGCTCAGCGGGGCGGTGATCGCCGCGGTGCTGTGGGAGATCTCGCGCCACGTCCTGGTGTGGTACTTCACCACGCTGTCGCAGGTCGGACGGGTCTATGGCTCGCTGACCACGGCGATCGTGGTGCTGCTCAGCCTGGAAATCGCCGCGACCCTGCTGCTGCTCGGCGCGCAGGTGATCGCGGAATTCGAGCGCGGCGCCTGGCACCGGCTGCCGGGCCGCGGTGACGGGGCGGAGGAGTTCCATACCTGA
- the maiA gene encoding maleylacetoacetate isomerase, translating into MQLYSFFNSSTSYRVRIALALKGLPYDYLGVNIRTGQHRHAEYVDGINPSASVPALVDGDFTLGQSFAIIDYLDARHPEPRLLPQDPEQRARVLELSMLVGCDIHPLNNLRVLRYLQDTLQVTPEQKDAWYRHWIDQGMAGVERLLARHGHGKWCFGNAPTLADVALVPQVANALRMGCQLDRYQRAMAVFAHASAHPAFAQAAAARQPDYTA; encoded by the coding sequence ATGCAGCTCTACAGTTTCTTCAACAGCTCGACCTCGTACCGGGTGCGCATCGCGCTGGCTCTCAAGGGTTTGCCGTACGACTACCTGGGCGTCAATATCCGCACCGGCCAGCATCGGCACGCGGAATACGTCGACGGCATCAACCCGTCCGCGTCCGTGCCGGCGCTGGTCGATGGCGATTTCACGCTGGGCCAGTCGTTCGCGATCATCGACTACCTGGACGCGCGCCATCCCGAGCCGCGGCTGCTGCCCCAGGATCCGGAGCAGCGCGCGCGCGTGCTGGAGCTGTCGATGCTGGTCGGCTGCGACATCCACCCGCTCAACAACCTGCGCGTGCTGCGCTACCTGCAGGACACGCTGCAGGTCACGCCGGAGCAGAAGGACGCCTGGTACCGACACTGGATCGACCAGGGCATGGCCGGCGTCGAGCGGCTGCTGGCGCGCCACGGCCATGGCAAGTGGTGCTTCGGCAATGCACCCACGCTGGCCGATGTCGCGCTGGTGCCGCAGGTCGCCAACGCGCTGCGCATGGGCTGCCAACTGGATCGCTACCAGCGCGCGATGGCTGTGTTCGCCCACGCCAGCGCCCATCCCGCCTTTGCCCAGGCCGCGGCCGCGCGCCAGCCGGACTACACCGCCTGA